The following are encoded in a window of Lichenicola cladoniae genomic DNA:
- a CDS encoding DUF1653 domain-containing protein — protein MSDHDTMPTEPQPGRYRHYKGGLYTVICLGRHSETEEWLVTYRAEANGTFWVRPLAMWIEAVLHEGIAVPRFAFIGSYPIKSCG, from the coding sequence ATGAGCGACCACGACACGATGCCGACCGAACCACAGCCGGGCCGCTACAGGCACTACAAGGGCGGCCTCTACACGGTGATCTGCCTCGGCCGGCACAGCGAGACCGAGGAGTGGCTGGTCACCTACCGAGCCGAGGCGAACGGAACCTTTTGGGTCAGGCCGCTGGCGATGTGGATCGAGGCGGTTCTGCATGAAGGCATCGCGGTGCCGAGATTCGCGTTCATTGGTTCCTACCCAATAAAGTCTTGCGGTTGA
- the folE gene encoding GTP cyclohydrolase I FolE → MTGNSDDAPAGRPSQAEAEDAVRVLLRWAGEDPAREGLHDTPRRVARSYDEFYRGYAEDPAEMLKRTFAEVDDYDEIVLLRDIRFESHCEHHMVPIIGRAHVAYLPRRRVVGISKLARVVDVYARRLQIQERLTAQIANTINDVLQPHGVAVILEAGHQCMTTRGVHRPGVSMVTSRMLGVFRDNSDTRKELLSMLGRPSAATPFD, encoded by the coding sequence ATGACAGGTAACAGCGATGACGCGCCGGCCGGGCGGCCCAGCCAGGCGGAAGCCGAGGATGCCGTGCGCGTTCTGCTGCGCTGGGCCGGCGAGGACCCCGCGCGCGAGGGCCTCCACGACACGCCACGACGCGTGGCAAGGTCATACGACGAGTTCTACCGGGGGTATGCCGAAGACCCGGCGGAAATGCTCAAGCGCACCTTCGCCGAGGTCGACGATTACGATGAGATCGTGCTGCTGCGCGACATCCGCTTCGAAAGCCATTGCGAGCACCACATGGTGCCGATCATCGGCCGGGCGCATGTCGCCTACCTGCCGCGCCGGCGTGTCGTCGGCATCAGCAAGCTGGCCCGCGTGGTCGACGTCTATGCCAGGCGCCTGCAGATCCAGGAGCGCCTGACCGCGCAGATCGCCAACACCATCAACGACGTGCTGCAGCCGCACGGGGTCGCGGTCATCCTCGAAGCCGGCCACCAGTGCATGACCACGCGCGGCGTGCACCGGCCCGGCGTGTCGATGGTGACCAGCCGGATGCTGGGGGTGTTCCGCGACAACTCGGACACCCGCAAGGAGCTTCTCTCCATGCTCGGCCGCCCGTCCGCGGCGACGCCGTTCGACTGA
- a CDS encoding glycosyltransferase, whose amino-acid sequence MFRKQFGVETGDLLLIGIGYADMRKGFDLFLQLWRVLASRTGGGRRRHRRVHCLWLGNLDPMLRTYLGTEIEAARATGTFHMPGHVPDAPDHLSAADVFVLTSREDPLPSVVLEALASGLSVVAFDESGGIPDLLRRFGTGALVPLGDVGAMAREATSLAQECHDGRATDRARTGRAVARQLGFDRYVSGLLALAQPALRRISVVVPSYNYARYMRQRLASIFAQGHPVLEVVVLDDASADDSVQEAHAAALEWGRQVRVVAQTRNSGSVFKQWQRAAATAKGDWIWIAEADDAADPRLLETLAQALENAPRAVLAFCDSRAVDSEGLTVSESYKPYYATTAGTILEADGLHEGPAFVRSCLGERNLILNVSGVLFNRTALRAAMARCGEELLSFRMAGDWRLYIEMLNQEGAQVAYVAEPLNIHRRHGDSTTHRLAAQKHLGEVARIHRLIGRQPELLDEDRMRQRAYRAQLAEQFGLKLAGE is encoded by the coding sequence ATGTTCCGCAAGCAGTTCGGCGTCGAGACCGGCGACCTGCTGCTGATCGGCATCGGCTATGCCGACATGCGCAAGGGCTTCGACCTGTTCCTGCAGCTCTGGCGCGTGCTGGCCAGCCGGACCGGTGGAGGCCGCAGGCGGCATCGCCGGGTGCACTGCCTCTGGCTCGGCAACCTCGACCCGATGCTCCGCACCTATCTCGGCACCGAAATCGAGGCCGCCCGTGCCACCGGCACCTTTCACATGCCGGGCCACGTCCCGGACGCGCCGGACCATCTGAGCGCCGCCGACGTCTTCGTGCTGACCTCGCGCGAGGACCCCCTGCCCAGCGTGGTGCTGGAGGCGCTGGCGAGCGGCCTCTCCGTCGTGGCCTTCGACGAGAGCGGCGGCATTCCGGACCTGCTGCGCCGCTTCGGCACCGGCGCCCTGGTGCCCCTGGGTGATGTCGGCGCGATGGCACGGGAGGCCACCTCGCTGGCCCAGGAATGCCATGACGGCCGGGCCACGGATCGTGCCCGCACGGGCCGGGCCGTTGCCAGGCAGCTCGGTTTCGATCGCTACGTCTCGGGCCTGCTGGCCCTGGCGCAACCAGCGCTACGACGCATCTCGGTGGTGGTGCCGAGCTACAACTACGCGCGGTACATGCGCCAGCGCCTGGCCTCGATCTTCGCGCAAGGGCACCCGGTGCTGGAGGTGGTGGTGCTCGACGACGCCTCCGCCGACGACAGCGTGCAGGAAGCTCATGCGGCGGCACTCGAATGGGGCCGGCAGGTCCGGGTCGTGGCGCAGACCCGCAATTCCGGTTCGGTGTTCAAGCAGTGGCAGCGCGCGGCGGCCACCGCGAAGGGGGACTGGATCTGGATCGCCGAGGCCGACGATGCCGCCGATCCGCGCCTGCTGGAAACGCTGGCGCAGGCGCTCGAGAACGCACCGCGCGCCGTGCTCGCCTTCTGCGACAGCCGGGCCGTGGATTCCGAGGGGCTGACCGTGTCGGAAAGCTACAAGCCCTATTACGCAACCACCGCCGGCACGATCCTGGAAGCGGACGGCCTGCATGAGGGGCCGGCCTTCGTGCGGTCGTGTCTCGGCGAGCGCAACCTGATCCTGAATGTCAGCGGCGTGCTGTTCAATCGCACCGCCCTGCGCGCCGCCATGGCGCGGTGCGGCGAGGAATTGCTGAGCTTCCGGATGGCCGGCGACTGGCGGCTGTATATCGAGATGCTGAACCAGGAGGGCGCGCAGGTCGCCTATGTCGCCGAGCCGCTGAACATCCATCGGCGGCACGGCGACAGCACCACGCACCGGCTGGCGGCACAGAAGCATCTCGGCGAGGTGGCGCGCATCCATCGCCTGATCGGCAGGCAGCCGGAGCTGCTGGATGAAGACCGGATGCGCCAGCGCGCCTACCGCGCCCAGCTTGCCGAGCAGTTCGGCCTGAAGCTGGCGGGGGAGTAG
- a CDS encoding hydrogen peroxide-inducible genes activator, which translates to MTFQDLRYVIAISEYGHFGRAAAACDVAQSTLSIQIKNLELQLGVKLFERTTKAVSVTAVGAEIVERARKILGEVDAIMSAGQQTSGPLAGDFSLGIIPTLGPYVLPWLVPALKKDYPSLRLVLREDLTAPLVERLCSHCLDAALVALPIIGDRLEALPLFDEPFWFAEPKGRKATSTKIMGEDELRGQSLLLLTEGHCLRDQALAICGTADGEAEGDFRATSLETILQMVATGLGSTLLPAMACGDARTRAVSIRPLAAGIGRRIGLVWRRSYPKPRDIHLLARSLCKHLPPGVHPV; encoded by the coding sequence ATGACATTCCAGGACTTACGGTATGTAATTGCCATCTCGGAATATGGTCACTTCGGCCGCGCTGCCGCTGCATGTGATGTCGCGCAATCGACTCTCAGTATTCAAATCAAGAATCTCGAGTTACAGCTTGGCGTGAAGCTGTTCGAGCGCACCACCAAAGCCGTGAGCGTCACCGCCGTCGGTGCGGAAATCGTCGAGCGCGCCCGCAAGATACTGGGGGAAGTCGACGCGATCATGAGCGCCGGCCAGCAAACATCTGGCCCCCTGGCCGGCGATTTCAGCCTTGGCATCATCCCGACGCTGGGACCCTACGTCCTACCGTGGCTCGTTCCGGCGCTCAAGAAGGACTATCCGTCGTTGCGACTGGTGCTCCGCGAGGATCTCACAGCGCCCCTTGTGGAAAGGCTTTGTTCGCACTGCCTCGATGCCGCGTTGGTTGCGTTGCCGATCATCGGCGATCGCCTGGAAGCGCTGCCGCTCTTTGATGAACCGTTCTGGTTCGCCGAGCCGAAAGGCCGGAAAGCCACCTCCACGAAGATCATGGGGGAGGACGAGCTACGCGGGCAATCCTTGCTGCTGTTGACCGAAGGCCACTGCTTGCGCGATCAGGCCTTGGCAATTTGCGGGACGGCTGACGGTGAGGCGGAGGGAGACTTCCGCGCGACCAGCCTGGAGACCATCCTTCAGATGGTAGCAACTGGCTTGGGAAGCACGCTTCTGCCCGCGATGGCCTGTGGCGACGCTCGCACCCGCGCGGTCTCGATCCGGCCGCTGGCCGCCGGGATCGGGCGACGTATCGGTCTCGTATGGCGCCGCAGCTATCCCAAGCCGCGTGACATCCACCTACTCGCGCGAAGCCTGTGCAAGCATCTTCCGCCGGGCGTGCATCCCGTTTGA
- a CDS encoding GNAT family N-acetyltransferase translates to MVNAARLLALNNAHAEQTSLLDPTRLQQMIAGAFQVATIGEIECFLIAFDQDADYDSPNFLWLRARHDRFVYVDRIVTAPEARGRGHARRLYRDLFAQAVAADHDRVLCEVNRVPPNPGSDVFHERLGFTGIGEATSASGKTVRFLERRLTPGDRGG, encoded by the coding sequence ATGGTCAATGCAGCCCGGTTGCTCGCCCTCAACAATGCGCATGCCGAGCAGACCTCGCTGCTCGATCCGACCCGCCTGCAACAGATGATCGCCGGGGCATTCCAGGTCGCCACGATCGGCGAGATCGAGTGCTTCCTGATCGCGTTCGACCAGGATGCCGACTACGACAGCCCGAACTTCCTCTGGCTGCGCGCGCGCCACGACCGCTTCGTCTATGTCGACAGGATCGTCACCGCCCCCGAGGCACGAGGCAGGGGCCATGCCCGCCGGCTGTATCGCGACCTGTTCGCGCAAGCAGTGGCGGCGGACCACGACCGGGTGCTGTGCGAGGTCAACCGCGTGCCACCCAATCCGGGCTCTGATGTATTCCACGAGCGCCTGGGCTTCACCGGGATCGGCGAAGCCACGTCCGCCTCGGGCAAGACCGTCCGCTTTCTCGAGCGGCGCCTGACCCCCGGGGACCGGGGCGGCTAA
- the metZ gene encoding O-succinylhomoserine sulfhydrylase — protein sequence MNNESATYRPNTLLVHAGTERTPYGETSEAMFLTSGFVYDDAEQAEATFLGQVTHYQYSRFGNPTVTMLERRLAMLEGAEACRATATGMAAVSSALLSHLKAGDRIVAARALFGSCHWIVANLLPRYGIESVFVDGGDLEAWAQALSVPTTCVLLETPSNPMLDIVDLKAVCDLAHQAGAIVVVDNVFATPLLQKPLEYGADVVVYSCTKHIDGQGRVLGGAVLGRQAWIDETLQPFIRNTGPAMSPFNAWVLLKGLETLGLRVDAMTRNAEAVADFLADAPGIARVWYPSRADHPQAELAMRQMTAGGTLITFEVEGGKAEAFRLMNALRLIAVSNNLGDSRSMVTHPATTTHMRIGAEERARLGITDGVIRLSVGLEDVRDIIDDLLLGLALLPQHGVVSQAAE from the coding sequence ATGAACAACGAGTCCGCCACCTATCGCCCCAACACGCTGCTGGTCCATGCAGGAACCGAGCGCACGCCGTATGGCGAGACCAGCGAGGCGATGTTCCTGACCTCAGGTTTCGTCTACGACGATGCCGAGCAGGCCGAGGCGACCTTCCTGGGCCAGGTCACCCACTACCAGTACAGCCGCTTCGGCAACCCGACCGTCACCATGCTCGAGCGCCGCCTGGCGATGCTGGAGGGTGCCGAGGCCTGCCGCGCCACCGCCACCGGCATGGCCGCGGTCAGTTCGGCACTGCTCAGCCACCTGAAGGCCGGCGACCGGATCGTCGCGGCCCGCGCGCTGTTCGGCTCCTGCCACTGGATCGTCGCCAACCTGCTGCCGCGCTACGGCATCGAGAGCGTGTTCGTCGATGGCGGAGACCTGGAGGCCTGGGCGCAGGCGCTGTCGGTGCCGACCACCTGCGTGCTGCTGGAAACCCCGTCCAACCCGATGCTCGACATCGTCGACCTCAAGGCGGTGTGCGACTTGGCGCACCAGGCCGGCGCCATCGTCGTGGTGGACAACGTGTTCGCGACCCCGCTGCTGCAGAAGCCGCTCGAATATGGCGCCGACGTCGTGGTGTATTCCTGCACCAAGCATATCGACGGCCAGGGCCGGGTGCTCGGCGGCGCGGTGCTGGGCCGCCAGGCCTGGATCGACGAGACGCTGCAGCCATTCATCCGCAATACCGGCCCGGCGATGTCGCCGTTCAATGCCTGGGTGCTGCTCAAGGGCCTGGAGACGCTGGGCCTGCGCGTGGACGCGATGACCCGCAACGCCGAGGCCGTCGCCGACTTCCTGGCTGACGCCCCCGGCATTGCCCGGGTCTGGTATCCGAGCCGGGCCGACCATCCGCAGGCCGAACTGGCGATGCGCCAGATGACCGCCGGCGGCACCCTGATCACCTTCGAGGTCGAGGGCGGCAAGGCGGAGGCATTCCGGCTGATGAACGCCCTCCGGCTGATCGCGGTGTCGAACAATCTGGGGGACAGCCGCTCGATGGTCACCCACCCCGCCACCACCACGCATATGCGGATCGGTGCCGAGGAGCGCGCCCGGCTCGGCATCACCGACGGGGTGATCCGGCTTTCGGTCGGGCTCGAAGACGTGCGCGATATTATCGACGACCTCTTGCTCGGACTCGCGTTGCTGCCACAGCACGGAGTAGTGAGCCAGGCAGCGGAATGA
- a CDS encoding LysR family transcriptional regulator: MDLSDVALFRTIASVGSLSAAARQMGTTPMLVSRRLAGLEAELGARLFHRTTRSLSLTPEGEAFLPHAVTLIEARDAALDSISSGGSGLSGVLKVTSPNVIGHSIVVPVVAELIADNPALRVDLTLSDGVIDIATAGLDVAVRVAVMKPSDMIATRVADNPFTLCASPGYVARFGEPTTTEDLAAHRCIKLHAMDTWPFTRDGELDRVRIGGPLSASTVDAVRSACIAGVGIAMLTYWDVNKQIASGELRRIVLNDVKPLEVGIWAVFPTRRQMPARVRAFIDALRGRLLAGTDAESRTT; this comes from the coding sequence ATGGATCTCTCGGATGTAGCTTTGTTTCGCACTATCGCATCCGTCGGCAGCCTGTCGGCTGCGGCACGTCAGATGGGCACGACGCCGATGTTGGTCAGCCGCCGGTTGGCAGGCCTCGAGGCGGAGTTGGGGGCCCGCCTGTTCCACCGCACGACACGATCCTTATCGTTGACGCCCGAGGGGGAAGCCTTTTTGCCTCACGCCGTCACCCTCATCGAAGCTCGCGATGCAGCGCTCGACTCGATCTCGTCCGGCGGCTCCGGCCTCTCAGGCGTGCTGAAGGTGACCTCGCCGAACGTGATCGGCCACTCTATTGTTGTCCCTGTCGTCGCTGAGCTGATTGCAGACAATCCCGCGCTTCGGGTTGATCTGACGTTGAGCGACGGTGTCATCGACATTGCGACGGCAGGACTGGATGTGGCCGTCCGCGTGGCGGTGATGAAGCCTTCGGACATGATCGCGACGAGAGTGGCCGACAACCCATTCACGCTATGCGCTTCGCCGGGTTACGTCGCACGCTTCGGCGAACCCACCACGACAGAGGACCTAGCGGCCCATCGGTGCATCAAACTGCACGCGATGGACACTTGGCCATTTACGCGGGACGGCGAACTGGACCGGGTGCGGATTGGTGGTCCCTTGTCGGCCAGCACAGTGGACGCAGTTCGGTCCGCCTGCATCGCGGGTGTCGGAATCGCCATGTTGACCTACTGGGATGTGAACAAACAGATCGCGAGCGGAGAATTGCGGCGTATCGTCCTTAATGACGTCAAGCCGCTTGAGGTAGGGATATGGGCCGTTTTCCCAACTCGCAGGCAGATGCCGGCCCGGGTGCGCGCATTCATCGACGCTTTGCGAGGTCGGCTGCTGGCTGGAACCGATGCAGAGTCCCGTACAACCTGA
- the apaG gene encoding Co2+/Mg2+ efflux protein ApaG — MDTDLGPATGDDGGGDYTSTTRDIKVSVRSFYLEDQSQPDDRQYLWAYRIRIENQGRENVRLLRRTWQITDASGRIQHVQGEGVVGEQPQLDPGEAFEYTSGTPLETPSGFMSGAYHMVSTASGERFDVVIPVFSLDSPHQPGIVH, encoded by the coding sequence ATGGATACCGATCTCGGGCCGGCGACCGGTGACGATGGCGGCGGCGACTACACCAGCACCACACGCGACATCAAGGTGAGCGTGCGGTCGTTCTACCTCGAAGACCAGTCGCAGCCGGACGACCGCCAGTATCTGTGGGCCTACCGGATCCGTATCGAGAACCAGGGGCGGGAGAATGTCAGGCTGCTGCGCCGGACCTGGCAGATCACCGACGCCAGCGGCCGCATCCAGCACGTGCAGGGCGAGGGCGTGGTCGGCGAGCAGCCGCAGCTCGATCCCGGCGAGGCCTTCGAATACACCTCCGGTACGCCGCTCGAGACGCCGTCCGGCTTCATGTCCGGCGCCTACCACATGGTGTCCACCGCCTCCGGCGAGCGGTTCGACGTGGTCATCCCGGTCTTCAGCCTGGACAGCCCGCATCAGCCCGGCATCGTGCATTAG
- a CDS encoding putative quinol monooxygenase has translation MAKFALLVEMKAKPGKEAEIEAFLAKEASLVKGEPGTLTWHAAKIEGETGVYRVFDTFDDEAAREAHLNGEAGQEFVDKAGELFSEAKISRLQVVAHK, from the coding sequence ATGGCTAAGTTTGCTCTACTGGTTGAGATGAAGGCTAAACCTGGAAAAGAAGCAGAGATTGAAGCGTTTCTTGCAAAAGAAGCGTCACTCGTAAAAGGCGAACCTGGAACCCTGACGTGGCACGCCGCGAAGATCGAGGGTGAAACGGGGGTCTATCGGGTGTTCGACACGTTCGACGACGAAGCTGCCCGCGAAGCCCACTTGAATGGCGAAGCAGGACAAGAGTTCGTCGATAAGGCGGGCGAGTTGTTCTCCGAAGCTAAAATCAGTCGCCTGCAGGTCGTCGCACACAAGTAA
- the cynS gene encoding cyanase codes for MTTRLELTEKIVRIKIEQDLSWSELAALADDLSKEFVTAGLLGQMTLPKQAAEAIGGKLGLDAFEIKLLQVPPYRGSLPTSVPTDPLIYRFYELVSVYGTTFKALIHEEFGDGIMSAIDFRMDMQREPNTAGDRVAITMSGKFLPYKSY; via the coding sequence ATGACGACACGCCTGGAACTGACCGAAAAGATCGTCCGCATCAAGATCGAGCAGGATTTGTCCTGGTCGGAGCTGGCCGCTCTCGCCGACGACCTGTCGAAGGAGTTCGTGACTGCGGGCCTGCTGGGGCAGATGACCTTGCCGAAGCAGGCGGCCGAGGCGATCGGCGGCAAGCTCGGCCTCGATGCGTTCGAGATCAAGCTGCTGCAGGTGCCGCCCTACCGTGGCTCGCTGCCGACCTCCGTGCCGACCGATCCGCTGATCTACAGGTTCTATGAGTTGGTCTCGGTGTATGGCACCACCTTCAAGGCGCTGATCCACGAGGAATTCGGCGATGGCATCATGAGCGCCATCGACTTCCGGATGGACATGCAGCGCGAGCCGAACACTGCCGGGGACCGGGTCGCGATCACCATGAGCGGCAAGTTCCTGCCCTACAAATCCTACTGA
- the aidB gene encoding AidB family quorum-quenching N-acyl homoserine lactonase → MTRRFGHFETHLLRDGVFSAPADVLTHVDGEASRRQAIERLGKPEIQIDVNCFLLRSADGITLIDTGAGTIWGPTFGQSRLAMSELGIEPALVDRVLLTHLHADHALGLFDGDAAFFPNAEIWVPDVDLAYFTDASALEATPEAGRSPFAIASQLRQLYGNRIRAIGAGPVLDGIEAWSLPGHTPGHTGYLLHDPVRSLMTWADTLHLAEIQPGDPATGLAFDLDPATAARTRLSLLEQAADAGWVVAGSHITGFNRVERAGNAFRIVPDENPA, encoded by the coding sequence ATGACGCGTCGTTTCGGACATTTCGAAACCCACCTGCTCCGCGATGGCGTATTCAGCGCGCCGGCCGACGTGCTGACGCATGTCGATGGCGAGGCCAGCCGGCGACAGGCAATCGAACGCCTGGGCAAGCCCGAAATCCAGATCGACGTGAACTGCTTCCTGCTCCGCAGCGCCGACGGCATCACCCTCATCGACACCGGTGCCGGCACCATCTGGGGACCGACGTTCGGCCAGTCGCGCCTGGCGATGAGCGAGCTCGGAATCGAGCCGGCCCTGGTCGATAGGGTTCTGCTCACCCATCTTCACGCCGACCACGCGCTTGGGCTGTTCGATGGCGATGCGGCGTTTTTCCCGAATGCCGAGATCTGGGTTCCGGACGTCGACCTCGCCTACTTCACCGACGCGTCTGCTCTGGAGGCCACTCCGGAAGCCGGGCGCAGCCCGTTCGCCATCGCATCGCAGCTGCGGCAGCTCTACGGCAACCGGATCCGGGCGATCGGCGCGGGACCGGTGCTGGACGGAATCGAGGCCTGGTCCCTGCCGGGCCATACCCCCGGGCACACCGGCTACCTGCTGCACGATCCCGTCCGCAGCCTGATGACCTGGGCCGACACGCTGCATCTGGCCGAGATCCAGCCGGGCGATCCGGCGACCGGGCTGGCGTTCGACCTCGATCCCGCCACCGCGGCCCGAACGCGTCTCTCCCTGCTGGAACAGGCTGCAGACGCAGGCTGGGTTGTCGCAGGCAGCCACATCACCGGTTTCAACCGGGTCGAGCGGGCTGGAAATGCGTTCCGGATCGTTCCCGACGAGAACCCAGCCTGA
- a CDS encoding NADH:flavin oxidoreductase produces the protein MKTKSTFTEPARLFYADRHGQWLLGVWMTDIDTSAIFAPTVINLHAVKNRLSVAPMTRISATQDGRATERMTRYYERFARGGFGTVITEGIYTDQAFSQGYIHQPGMTDLAQAESWKPVVSSLKAHGTLAIAQLMHAGAISQGNRFRDNTMGPSPVRPKGEQMTFYHGKDRYALPAAMTEAQIGDAINGFAESAGRAIEVAGFDAIEIHGANGYLLDQFLTEYANNRTDRWGGATESRVRLILETFKAVRARVGAQVPVGIRLSQGKVNDYQHKWAGAERDAEIIFGSLADAGADFIHLIEFEAWQPAFAENGPSLMRLAQRYAPRAAILANGSLHNIERAAAALNDGADIITIGRGALANPDLPRRLSDRGVLNDFDPSILGPIADVKETELAM, from the coding sequence GTGAAGACTAAATCGACGTTCACCGAGCCGGCCCGCCTGTTTTATGCGGATCGGCATGGTCAATGGCTTCTGGGGGTCTGGATGACGGACATTGATACGAGCGCGATTTTCGCCCCAACCGTTATAAATTTGCATGCCGTGAAGAACCGCCTGTCTGTCGCGCCAATGACGCGCATATCGGCAACCCAGGATGGCCGGGCGACCGAAAGGATGACCCGCTACTACGAGCGTTTTGCGCGGGGTGGCTTCGGGACGGTGATCACCGAGGGTATTTACACCGATCAGGCATTCTCGCAGGGCTACATCCATCAGCCTGGCATGACTGACCTGGCGCAGGCTGAATCGTGGAAGCCGGTCGTCAGCAGCCTCAAGGCGCACGGTACGCTGGCCATCGCCCAGCTGATGCACGCCGGCGCCATCAGCCAGGGCAATCGGTTTCGCGACAACACTATGGGTCCGTCACCCGTCCGGCCGAAGGGCGAACAGATGACGTTCTACCACGGCAAAGACCGCTACGCTCTGCCGGCCGCGATGACGGAGGCGCAGATCGGCGATGCAATCAACGGTTTCGCCGAGTCGGCGGGGCGCGCAATCGAGGTTGCCGGCTTTGATGCGATCGAAATCCATGGCGCCAATGGATATCTCCTCGACCAGTTTTTGACGGAGTATGCCAACAACAGAACAGATCGGTGGGGCGGTGCCACGGAGAGCCGTGTGCGATTGATCCTTGAAACGTTCAAGGCGGTGCGTGCGAGGGTCGGTGCTCAGGTGCCGGTCGGCATCCGCCTCTCTCAAGGCAAGGTGAACGACTACCAGCACAAGTGGGCGGGCGCGGAGCGAGATGCCGAGATCATCTTCGGCAGCCTGGCCGATGCCGGCGCCGATTTCATCCATTTAATCGAGTTCGAGGCGTGGCAGCCCGCTTTCGCCGAGAACGGTCCCTCCTTGATGCGTCTCGCCCAGCGCTATGCGCCTAGAGCGGCGATCCTCGCCAACGGCAGTCTGCACAATATCGAGCGGGCGGCAGCCGCGCTCAACGATGGTGCAGATATCATCACCATAGGGCGAGGCGCCCTGGCGAACCCCGACTTACCCAGGCGCCTGTCCGATCGAGGCGTCCTCAACGACTTCGACCCGTCGATCCTCGGCCCGATCGCCGACGTCAAGGAAACTGAGCTGGCGATGTGA
- a CDS encoding POTRA domain-containing protein, translating into MMKTGKFLAVLLGCAAVPLAMPVMKTAAYAQDKAATGSYTLTKVTFKGNVQVPTAELLAALPVQVGQTIDQAGAKENVAAIGQVYQKHNVGTNITQSMTIIHHTKAIIAYTFVEQAPLAPTVVHVGITVDHVSVTGNARIKTPAILAAANIKPGQTVTNETIKAAQDAISALYKKSNIGSVVSTDWTNTTPQHVDMVFKVTEKADE; encoded by the coding sequence ATGATGAAGACCGGAAAGTTCCTGGCAGTGCTGCTGGGCTGCGCGGCCGTTCCACTGGCGATGCCGGTGATGAAGACCGCTGCTTATGCGCAGGACAAGGCCGCGACCGGCAGCTACACGCTGACCAAGGTGACGTTCAAGGGCAACGTCCAGGTGCCGACCGCCGAATTGCTGGCGGCACTGCCGGTGCAGGTCGGGCAGACGATCGACCAGGCCGGGGCGAAGGAGAACGTGGCCGCGATCGGGCAGGTGTACCAGAAGCATAATGTCGGTACCAACATCACCCAGAGCATGACCATCATTCATCATACCAAGGCGATCATCGCCTACACCTTCGTCGAGCAGGCGCCGCTGGCCCCGACCGTCGTCCATGTCGGCATCACCGTCGATCATGTCAGCGTCACCGGGAACGCCAGGATCAAGACACCCGCCATCCTGGCCGCGGCAAACATCAAGCCGGGCCAGACCGTCACCAACGAGACGATCAAGGCGGCCCAGGACGCGATCTCGGCGCTCTACAAGAAGTCCAACATCGGCTCGGTGGTCAGCACCGACTGGACCAATACGACGCCGCAACATGTCGACATGGTGTTCAAGGTGACCGAAAAAGCCGACGAGTAA